The Synchiropus splendidus isolate RoL2022-P1 chromosome 1, RoL_Sspl_1.0, whole genome shotgun sequence genome includes a window with the following:
- the LOC128752784 gene encoding SLIT and NTRK-like protein 1 has translation MLLWIVLLNAALCVASGNVTRDVCKEQICSCNEIEGDLHIDCEKRSFTTLQQLTGPSSQFYHLLLHGNSLSRLFPNEFANFYNAVSLHLENNGLHDIVPGAFLGLQLVKRLHINNNKIRSFRKSTFLGLDDLEYLQADFNLLRDVDPAVFRDLNKLEVLILNDNLITAIPINVFQHVPITHLDLRGNRIKTLPYEGVLEQIPGIAEVLLEDNPWDCNCDLVSLKEWLENIPQNALIGRVICEAPTRLQGNDLNETSEADLCPSQSGGVDISLVAPPTQDETSEPAANPHPTPFKTNGDAPTPGSHGSKSRSKSRENWQLKTKPTTVVVGASGDRVNLQNMTCPQPCSCKLVGSRQGLGVNCEGKKLESLSSLKPRPLAAHELNMRNNNIHAIKKNQLVGYASLNLLDLGGNNIKMIDNSTFQNQSELRWLYMDKNYLDTLIAEMFVGLVNVEYLSLEYNDIQLIVAGAFSPMPNLRVLFLNNNLLKALPVDAFLGISLSKISLHNNYFPYLPVAGVLDQLNSIIQIDLHGNPWDCSCNIVPFKQWTEKLGADVIVSDLNCESPEEFWKQDFRYVRNDLMCPKLYDRMSPTSHSKNNTFTLDPGTRSNSYLEPNRVSISVLVPGLLLVFVTSAFTVVGMLVFILRNRKRSKRRDGNSSASEINSLQTVCDSSYWHSGPYHADGGAHRVFDCTTHLSATNDA, from the coding sequence ATGCTGCTTTGGATAGTCCTGCTGAATGCGGCTCTTTGTGTTGCCAGTGGGAATGTGACAAGGGACGTTTGTAAGGAGCAGATATGCTCTTGCAACGAGATCGAAGGCGACCTGCACATAGACTGTGAAAAAAGGAGCTTCACGACGCTGCAGCAATTGACTGGTCCAAGTTCACAGTTTTACCACTTACTCCTGcatggaaattctctgtccagACTATTCCCGAATGAATTTGCAAACTTTTACAATGCGGTGAGCCTGCATTTGGAGAACAATGGTTTGCACGACATCGTCCCGGGCGCCTTCCTCGGACTCCAGCTGGTCAAGCGGCTTCACATCAACAACAATAAGATCAGATCGTTCAGAAAAAGCACCTTTCTGGGCTTAGATGACTTGGAGTACCTCCAAGCTGATTTTAATCTGCTGAGGGATGTAGACCCTGCTGTTTTCAGGGATCTAAATAAACTCGAGGTGTTGATACTCAATGATAACCTCATCACTGCAATTCCCATCAACGTGTTCCAACATGTGCCAATAACACATCTTGACTTGAGGGGGAACAGAATCAAGACGTTGCCTTACGAGGGGGTGCTTGAGCAGATACCAGGCATTGCAGAGGTTTTATTGGAGGACAACCCGTGGGACTGCAACTGTGACCTGGTTTCGTTGAAGGAATGGTTGGAGAACATTCCCCAGAATGCACTTATTGGCAGGGTTATTTGTGAGGCTCCTACCAGGCTCCAGGGGAATGACTTGAATGAGACGTCAGAGGCTGATCTGTGTCCTTCGCAAAGTGGTGGCGTTGACATCAGCCTGGTTGCCCCTCCCACACAGGATGAGACCTCGGAGCCGGCAGCGAACCCTCATCCCACGCCTTTCAAGACCAATGGAGATGCCCCAACCCCTGGCAGCCACGGATCAAAGAGCCGCTCTAAATCTCGTGAGAACTGGCAGCTGAAAACAAAACCCACAACTGTGGTGGTCGGCGCGAGCGGGGATCGAGTAAAtctacaaaacatgacatgtCCACAGCCATGCAGCTGTAAATTGGTTGGGTCCAGGCAGGGACTCGGGGTCAACTGTGAGGGTAAGAAGCTCGAAAGCCTCTCCAGCCTAAAGCCAAGACCTTTGGCCGCTCACGAATTGAacatgagaaacaacaacatccACGCTATAAAGAAGAACCAGCTGGTAGGTTACGCCAGCCTGAACCTGCTGGATCTTGGAGGGAACAACATAAAGATGATTGACAACAGCACGTTCCAGAACCAAAGTGAACTCAGGTGGCTCTACATGGATAAGAACTACCTGGATACACTGATAGCGGAGATGTTTGTGGGACTCGTCAATGTGGAATATCTCAGTTTGGAATACAATGACATTCAGCTCATCGTAGCTGGCGCGTTCAGTCCCATGCCCAACCTGAGGGTGTTGTTCCTGAACAACAACCTTCTGAAAGCTTTGCCTGTAGACGCTTTCCTTGGGATTTCTTTATCCAAGATTAGTCTTCATAACAATTACTTTCCCTATCTCCCCGTGGCTGGTGTGTTGGACCAGCTCAATTCAATCATACAGATCGATTTACACGGGAACCCGTGGGATTGTTCATGCAACATTGTCCCCTTCAAGCAGTGGACGGAGAAGCTCGGGGCCGACGTAATCGTGAGTGACCTCAATTGTGAGTCACCGGAAGAGTTCTGGAAACAAGACTTCCGCTATGTTCGGAATGATCTAATGTGCCCAAAACTCTATGACCGAATGTCCCCTACATCCCACtccaaaaacaacactttcacGCTCGATCCTGGGACGCGCTCAAACTCCTACCTGGAGCCAAACAGGGTCTCCATCTCAGTGCTTGTTCCCGGTTTGCTGCTGGTGTTTGTCACGTCTGCTTTCACTGTGGTGGGGATGCTTGTGTTCATCCTGCGTAATCGCAAACGCTCAAAGCGAAGGGACGGAAACTCATCTGCCTCAGAGATCAATTCCTTACAAACAGTTTGCGACTCTTCATACTGGCACAGTGGGCCTTATCATGCTGACGGGGGCGCACATCGGGTCTTTGACTGCACCACACACCTCTCCGCCACAAACGATGCATAA